From a single Scomber japonicus isolate fScoJap1 chromosome 12, fScoJap1.pri, whole genome shotgun sequence genomic region:
- the LOC128368485 gene encoding vimentin A2-like, with translation MSYRSAPHSSYKKMFGGERNAVRSSYSSRQYSIPVRSSRVSFGLSSAPTIYASKTQRLRSSSAMPRLASENLDFSLSDAINSEFITNRTNEKAQMQSLNDRFASYIDKVRFLEQQNKILLAELEQLRGKGTSRVGDLYEDEMRELRRQVDQLTNEKARVEVHRDNLADDIDRLREKLQDELSQREEAEANMQSFRQDVDNAALARLDLERKVESLQDEINFLKKLHDEEMLELQSQVQQQQHVQVDMEMAKPDLTAALRDVRLQYENLASKNIQESEEWYKSKFADLTEAAARNNDALRVAKQEANDYRRQVQALTCEVDALKGTNESLERQMREIEENFSLETGGYQDTVGRLEEDIHNMKDEMARHLREYQDLLNVKMALDIEIATYRKLLEGEESRISTPLPNFSSLNLRETMIDSKPHFETTTTKKVLIKTIETRDGQVINESTQNHDDME, from the exons ATGTCTTACAGGTCAGCTCCACATTCTTCATATAAAAAGATGTTTGGAGGGGAGAGAAACGCGGTTAGGAGCAGCTACTCCAGCCGCCAATACTCCATCCCGGTGCGCTCATCCCGGGTATCGTTCGGGCTCTCCTCCGCCCCGACCATCTACGCATCGAAGACCCAGAGGCTCCGGAGCAGCTCGGCCATGCCCCGGCTGGCCTCCGAGAACTTGGACTTCTCCTTGTCCGACGCCATAAACAGTGAGTTCATAACGAACCGCACCAACGAGAAAGCGCAGATGCAGTCTCTCAATGATCGCTTCGCCAGCTACATAGATAAAGTCCGCTTCCTGGAGCAGCAGAACAAGATCTTGCTGGCAGAGCTGGAGCAGCTGCGGGGCAAAGGCACGTCCCGCGTCGGAGATCTGTACGAGGACGAGATGCGGGAGCTGAGGCGCCAGGTGGACCAGCTCACCAACGAGAAGGCCCGGGTAGAAGTTCACCGGGACAACCTGGCAGACGACATCGACAGGCTGAGAGAGAA GTTGCAGGATGAGCTATCCCAGCGAGAGGAGGCTGAGGCAAACATGCAGAGCTTCAGACAG GATGTGGACAATGCTGCCCTCGCCAGACTGGACCTGGAGCGGAAGGTGGAGTCCCTGCAGGATGAAATAAACTTCCTCAAGAAGCTGCATGATGAG GAAATGTTGGAACTTCAGAGCCaggtccagcagcagcagcacgtaCAGGTGGACATGGAAATGGCTAAACCTGATCTGACAGCGGCTTTAAGGGATGTGCGTCTGCAGTATGAGAACCTGGCCTCCAAAAATATCCAGGAGTCTGAGGAATGGTACAAATCCAAG TTTGCTGACCTCACCGAAGCTGCAGCCCGGAATAATGATGCTTTGAGGGTGGCTAAGCAGGAGGCTAATGACTATAGACGCCAAGTTCAGGCACTGACCTGTGAGGTGGATGCTCTCAAAGGAACT AATGAGTCCTTGGAGCGCCAgatgagagagatagaggagaaCTTCTCCCTGGAGACGGGCGGTTACCAGGACACCGTCGGCCGTCTGGAAGAGGACATTCACAACATGAAGGATGAGATGGCCCGTCACCTCCGGGAGTACCAAGACCTCCTAAATGTCAAGATGGCCCTAGACATTGAGATTGCCACCTACAGGAAGCTgctggaaggagaggagagcag AATCTCCACCCCACTGCCAAACTTCTCATCTCTAAACCTGAGAG AAACGATGATTGACTCCAAACCTCACTTTGAAACCACAACAACCAAGAAGGTCCTCATCAAGACCATTGAGACTAGGGATGGTCAG GTGATCAACGAGTCAACCCAGAACCACGACGACATGGAGTGA